A genome region from Gouania willdenowi chromosome 9, fGouWil2.1, whole genome shotgun sequence includes the following:
- the cmklr1 gene encoding chemokine-like receptor 1, with amino-acid sequence MEMSDYNYMDFNYSYEGNDSIQEAPVFRHKPACLKEVFCVSLLAVSVLIFLLGFCGNALVIWISGFKMKKTVNTTWYLSLAISDFVFCVFLPFSIVQTAMEEWIFGYFMCKFASTIMFLNMFSSIFLLVVISVDRCVSVMFPVWAQNQRTVKKASVIVVVAWLLAIGLSVPSVIFREVHTHMGRTNCYNNYTLHQNSHSLVAVTRFFAGFVVPFIIIIICYSIIIIKLQRNRMAKSSKPFKVMTALIVAFFVCWLPYHVFVLLELQHQKHDLHVLTTGLKVGPTMAAANSFLNPVLYVFMGNDFRQKFKSSVLSKMENAMGDDGRTTSRYLSRSSSMDGRASTHI; translated from the coding sequence ATGGAAATGTCGGACTACAACTATATGGACTTCAATTACAGCTACGAGGGCAATGACAGCATTCAGGAAGCGCCTGTTTTCAGACACAAACCAGCGTGTTTAAAGGAAGTCTTCTGCGTGTCTTTACTGGCTGTCAGTGTGCTCATCTTTCTGCTGGGCTTCTGTGGAAATGCTTTGGTCATTTGGATTTCCGGATTTAAGATGAAGAAAACGGTAAACACCACATGGTACCTGAGCCTCGCCATCTCTGACTTTGTTTTCTGCGTCTTCCTGCCTTTCAGCATTGTCCAAACGGCCATGGAAGAGTGGATCTTTGGCTACTTCATGTGCAAGTTTGCCTCAACGATCATGTTCCTGAATATGTTTAGCAGCATATTTCTCCTTGTTGTCATCAGTGTGGATCGCTGCGTGTCCGTCATGTTTCCAGTCTGGGCCCAGAACCAGCGCACGGTTAAAAAGGCTTCAGTTATTGTGGTTGTGGCCTGGCTTCTTGCCATCGGTCTGAGTGTTCCCTCTGTGATCTTTCGAGAGGTTCACACTCACATGGGCAGAACCAACTGCTACAACAATTACACTTTACACCAGAACAGCCACTCACTGGTAGCCGTGACACGCTTCTTCGCAGGCTTTGTCGTaccattcatcatcatcatcatctgttactccatcatcatcatcaaacttCAACgcaacagaatggctaaatcgTCCAAACCTTTCAAAGTGATGACGGCACTCATCGTTGCGTTCTTCGTCTGCTGGCTGCCCTATCACGTCTTCGTCCTGCTCGAACTGCAACACCAAAAGCACGACCTCCACGTTTTAACCACAGGACTCAAAGTGGGCCCCACGATGGCCGCGGCCAACAGTTTCCTCAATCCTGTTCTGTACGTCTTCATGGGCAACGACTTCAGGCAGAAGTTCAAGAGCTCCGTGCTCTCCAAGATGGAGAATGCGATGGGAGACGACGGCCGCACCACAAGCCGATACCTGTCTAGGTCCAGCTCCATGGACGGCAGGGCTTCCACACACATTTAG